The Bdellovibrio bacteriovorus W nucleotide sequence CACGTGGGCGAAAAGCCTCAAGTCCCTGAAGATCATCCCGACTACACTATCTATCATCATGAGGAATTGATTCGGGTATGCGGACTTTAAAGGCGAGTTTCTTATTGATAGGTCCTTGGGAGCAAAGACTCCAAGAAATCGGTGCACACATCGCCAGTGACCTTCAACAAGCTTGGCACTGGATTCATGATTCTAGCTATGACGTCGTGGCAATTTCGATCACGTTAGTTTTAGGAAAAAAGTTTCCTGAGTTCTTTCAAGAGATCACCCGCACATCACCAGGAACGCAGTTCATCGTCGTAGTTCCTGATGACTACTCTCCGAATCAACTGGCTTATTTACATGAAGAGTATGGCTTCTCAAGAGTTATCAGTAATTTCAATGATCCTCTTTTAGAAAATCATCTGTTCTCGGCCCTTGAAGAGGCCAATCAAAAAAAACAAGATGAAAACTTAGCCCGACTGATGCGCGAACAGACTGAGCAGCTAAAGAAGCTGCAAATCGAACTCGAAGATCGCGTGCAAAAAAGAACAAGATTTTTAACGGAAGCCCGACGCAAACTCTATCTAACAAATTCTCGTATCGAGGGTTTTAAGAAAGCTCTGATTGCTGTCCACCAAGCAAGTTCGGTGGCAGAGATTGAACAACTCCTTGGCGAGTCCATGATGGGCATGGTACAAACATCTTGGATTAAAATTTTCTACAGTCCTCAAGATGAAGTTTTTGCCCAACAAGTTGAATCGCAATTGAACTTCACTCAGCTCCAAGTTCCGCTCTTTAATCAACATGAACGCATCGGCTCTATTTTCTTTTTAAGAGCCCCTGATCACGCCTTCAACAAAGACGAAGGGGATTTCCTCAACAGAGTGGCTGAGACCGTGGCTCTTGCTTTGAATCGTATTCAAAAGCTTAAGGAGTCCGAGTCACTTAAAGAACAATGGGAAGCCACTTTTAACTCGATGTCAGATCCCGTCGTCTTGATTGATGATTCCTTTGAAATCATTCAATACAACAAGGCTCTCAATAATCGCCTTGAAGATTTAGGCAAAGATCATAATTCAAACAAGTGTTACAAGATGCTTTTTAATCGCGACACCCCTTGCCCGAATTGCTCTCGCGGAAAAAACTTCCGTGTGCAAGCACAGGGGCAATCGCAAAGAAGTTTTGAAGTCTATAGCCAAGAACTACAACTCGATGCCGGATCTCCTGATGTCTACGTCAATCTTTACCACGACATCACAGAGCAGCTCAAAATGGAGAAGCAGATCCTTGAAACCGCAAAGATGGCGGAACTTGGTACGATTGGCTCGAGTATCGCGCACGAATTGAATAACCCATTGGGTGGAATTCTATCGTTCACGCAACTAATCCTTATGGATATGAAACAAGAAGATCCTCTTTATCCTGATATCAAAGAAATGGAATCAGGAGTGCAACGTTGCAAAGAGATCGTGCAAAATCTTTTAGGCTTCACACGCAATCCAGATTCTGATCAAGAAGGACTCTTTAGCTTGGCAGAGGTTTGCGCCAGAGCTTTAAAAATTCTTGAACTTGAAACAAAATCAAAAGGTATCGCCGTTAAGTTATCGACTCCGTCTGAAAATATTATGATCCAAGGGCATTTCAATCTCTTAGCTCAGGGGTTAAAAAATATTTTACAAAGTTGCATTGATCGAATTGGCGAAAAAAGCCGCACTGAGAAAGGATACCGAGCTTTTCTCGAGGTTCGCCTATGGCTTGAAGATAATTCTGCCAATATTTTAATCACCGACAATGGAGTTCCTGAAAAAAATCCAAGTCTTCCTGTAGGTTTAGGCCTTTCCATCGCTTCGCAAATCCTGCGCGATCACCATGCGCAATTGGAGCTTTCACTCGCTTCTAGCGCAGAGAACCTGGCAAAAATTTCCTTCTCTCGTCCAGTTTTGAGGTCCTGAAATCCTTATCTGGCGCGGTTTTTTTGACAGTCCCGTCAAAATAACCTTATCCTATAAGAGTTAACGAACCCACCATGGAAGGACGGTTCATGCGAAGCCAAAGAGTTCTAATTTTAGATGATGAGTCATCACTACGCACGGCACTTTTCCGTGTTCTTGACCGAAAAGGTCTCAACGTTATTACCGCAAATAAAATTGAAGAAGCTAAGATCCTTTCACAAGGTGATACACATATTGATCTAGCTATCGTCGATTTGAATTTACCTGATGGTGATGGCATTGAGTTTATGACTTATTTAAAGTCTATGAGCCCGGCGACAGAGGTGATCATCCTGACAGGTCATGCCACTATTGAGTCAGCAATTCGTGCAACTCAAAAAGGGGCTTTCCACTTCGTGACAAAGCCATTCAATCTAGAAGAACTCATGAGTCTTATTGAAAAAGCTCTGACTCACAAGAAGCTTCAACTCGAAAATCAACAGCTTCGCTCTGAATTGAACAAGAAATATAAGTTCGATCAAATCATCGGCGACAGCGAATCCATTCAAAATGTTTTAAGACTGATTGAAAGAGTCGCCGACTCTGATTCAACAGTTCTTGTAACTGGAGAATCTGGAACTGGTAAAGAGTTGATGGCTAGAGCTATTCACTACAACTCTCCAAGAGCCAATGGCCCATTCATTCCTATTAACTGCGGCGCTATTCCGTCAGAACTTCTTGAGAGTGAACTTTTTGGTCACGTAAAAGGGGCCTTCACGGGTGCCATTGCCAACCGCGTAGGTCGTTTTGAAATGGCCGACGGCGGAACGATCTTCTTAGATGAAATCGGTGACCTTGAGCCCTCCTTACAAGTGAAACTTCTTCGTGCCCTGCAAGAAAGAAGTTTTGAACCTGTTGGCTCTACCAAAACAGTTTCCGTCAATGTGCGCGTGATCGCAGCTACGAACTTAAATCTTGAACTGGCTGTTGAAAACGGAAGATTCCGCGAGGATCTTTACTACCGCCTGAACGTGATCCCTTTAGCTGTTCCAGCACTTCGCGAGAGAAAAACAGACATTCCATTGTTATTAAATCACTTTATGGAAATCTTTAGTAAAGCCAAGGGCCGTGGCCTGACTGGCATTGCTTCTGATGCTCTGGATTGTCTTGTGAACTATCCTTGGCCTGGAAATATCCGCGAGTTAGAAAATCTTGTCGAACGCATGACGATTCTAAAAGGTCACGGCGTGATTGATATTTCAGATGTTCCTCCAAAGTACAGAGCGGGAAAGACGACTTCCACAGAAGTTGGAGAGCTCGATATCCCAGATTCTGGAATGGATTTTAACTCGGCTGTTGATGCTTACGAAAATGCATTGATCTTGAAAGCTCTTGAAAAGACGGGATGGAATCGCAACCAAGCCGCTTCATTATTGAGATTGAATCGCACCACTCTGGTCGAGAAAATCAAGAAGAAGGGTTTAACTCCTCCGAATGAAGTGATGGTTTAAATTTAGAGTTCTTTTACAAACCCCAGATAGCTTCTGGGGTTTGTGTTTTTAGGCAGTTCTCTTTTGCCGTGCGCTCCACAAGTCAAAGTCTGCCTGCATCTGTACCCACATCTCAGCACTCGTACCAATCGCCTTTTCCAAATCCAATGCGAAATCTGGAGTGATGGCTCTTTTGCAATTGACGATATCATTTATCTTTCGAGGAAGACATCCACATAAATTTGCTAATTCTGTTTGATTCAGATTTAGTTCGTTCATATAGAATTCACTTAGTACTTTTCCTGGATGCATAGGTTTTGGATTTTTAATCATACATTATCCTTTATGGTAATTTTCAATTTTGACGTCCAAAAACTCGCCATTTTTAAACCTAAAGGTAATACACCAAGGAAGATAAATGGTAACGCTCCACTCATCCCTTCTTGCTCCTTTTAACTTGTGCAGTCTCATATTGGGAGGCTGTCCTTGTATTTTCAAATCTTCTAGCGTTCTAGTTGAATGCATGATCGTCAAAAGAGCTTAGAGCGAGTCCACATTTGCTGTGGAAGCCGTTTAGATTCGTCCGTATCCCAAATATCTTGAGCAATTCTATTTCCAAAGTTACGAATCATTGCAGGCTCACGTATCCCACTATATCACCTAGTGGGATAAATCTCAACTTTGAATTCCCTCTCATTCTCCACCCCTTGCAAATCTTATACGCTTTGTTGTTTGGCGCTTAACAGTGCAAGGTCCCCGCAACCCACCAAATCGATTTAAACGAAGCTCCGGGTTTTTTTTTAACTCTTCCATAAAGTTAAAAAGAAAGAGCCCTATCCTTCAAGAAAATAGAGCTCTTTTTAACTTCTAACTTTTAAAGCTTGAACTATTTTTTAGATTTAAACAGATGGAGCATTTCAAAGAGCGCATCCATACCCGCTAGCGCTGTGATATCGGCATGGTCAAACGGGGGAGAAATCTCCACCACGTCACCGCCGACAAGATTTGGAATTTCAAAGGATCTGAAGATTCTTTGCACTTCAAAAGTTGTAAGCCCACCCGGAACCGGAGTGCCTGTACCAGGAGCATAGCTCGGATCTAGATTGTCGATGTCATAACTAATGTAAGTGGGAGTGTCGTCAAACTTTGGCAAAGTTTTTACAAACTCTTGAATCGGTTGATTGCGAATTTCATCCACTGTTACCACACGAACACCGTGCTTATTGATAAAATCCAAATCATCTTGGCCAGCCAAAGGCCCGCGAATTCCGATCTGAATCATCTTCTTAGGATCAACAAGCCCTTCTTCTACCGCATGGCGAGCAAAGGAACCGTGGTGGTACTCACAACCCCAAGCTGCCGGATAGGTATCTAAGTGCGCATCAAAGTGAATGAACGCTAAGGGTTTGCCATATTTCTTTCTCAAAGCGCGTAGAACTGGCAGCGTTGTTGAGTGATCTCCGCCCACTGACAAAAACTTTTTATCATGCCTTAAGACTTCACCCACAAAGCTTTCAATGCGCGCATAGGTCTGTCCTTGGTCAATAGGAACCACAGGACAATCGCCAATATCTGCGACCTTGAGGTTTTCAAAAAAGTTTTCCATACGGGTCATGTGAAACCCACGGCCAAGACTTGAAATCTCTCGCACTTTCGTCGGAGCAAAGCGCGCCCCCGGGCGATAAGAAACTCCACCATCATACGGGATTCCAAAGATACCGACCTCATAGTCAGCGTCGATTGGAACATGGGGCAATCTGAAGAAAGTTTTAATAGCAGAAAATCGAGGAAACTCACGTCCACTTAATGGTTTATATTCCATATTGACTCCCAAAATGTCTGGTGATTAGAGTACCGCGAATGGCAAAAAATTACGACCTTAAAATCGACCATCGACAACTCACACAGTGGTATAAGAAAAACCGCCGCGACTTGCCGTGGAGACAGAGTAAGGACCCGTATCGCATTTGGCTTTCCGAAGTCATGTTGCAACAAACAACTGTCGTTGCTGTTATCCCCTACTTTGAAAAGTTTGTGGCAAAGTTTCCCACCGTGCACGACCTCGCTAAAGCCCCTGAGGCCGATGTCCTCGAAGCTTGGGCTGGCTTAGGTTACTACTCTCGTGCTCGCAATCTTCACAAAGCGGCCAAGGCTCTTTCAGCTCAAGGTTTTCCGCAAACAGCGGCAGAACTTTTGGAGCTACCTGGATTTGGCCCCTACACCTCCCGAGCAGTGGCCAGCATCGCCTTTGCAGAAAAAGTAGGTGTGCTTGACGGGAACGTCATCCGCGTTCTATCGCGCCGCTTTGGTTTAAAAAATAATTGGTGGAACACGCAAGGTCGCAATCAGCTCCAAGATCTTTCTGACAAGCTCGCCCTTTGCGGTGAGCCGGATGTCTGCAACCAAGCACTTATGGAATTAGGTGCGACCGTTTGCACACCCCAGAAGGTCATGTGTGTTCTTTGCCCATGGGTGAAAACTTGTGTTGCGCGAGAAAAAAACTGCGTTGAAGAGTTGCCTTTAAAAAAGCCTCGTAAAAAATCCGAAGTGTGGGTTTGGAAACCACAGGTTCTTATTAAAAATAATAAAGTCGCTTTGATCAAAAATGACTATGCTCCTTTTTTAAAGGGCCAAATGATTTTTCCAGGGACCATTTCAAAACAAGATGAAAAGCCAGACCAGTTTGTCGCTCGTCATAGCATCACCCATCACGATATTTATATTGCCCCTTTGAAAAGCAAATCGTCAAACGTCACCAAGGTACAGTGGATTGAGCTTTCCGAACTTAAGAAAGTAAATCCTTCTTCACTTCTGCAGAAGGTTCTCAGTAAAATCTAGGACATGAAAGTCTTAGGTTTTGCATTACTTCTAGGTTCCCTCACTGCATGTTC carries:
- a CDS encoding A/G-specific adenine glycosylase (COG1194 A/G-specific DNA glycosylase) — translated: MAKNYDLKIDHRQLTQWYKKNRRDLPWRQSKDPYRIWLSEVMLQQTTVVAVIPYFEKFVAKFPTVHDLAKAPEADVLEAWAGLGYYSRARNLHKAAKALSAQGFPQTAAELLELPGFGPYTSRAVASIAFAEKVGVLDGNVIRVLSRRFGLKNNWWNTQGRNQLQDLSDKLALCGEPDVCNQALMELGATVCTPQKVMCVLCPWVKTCVAREKNCVEELPLKKPRKKSEVWVWKPQVLIKNNKVALIKNDYAPFLKGQMIFPGTISKQDEKPDQFVARHSITHHDIYIAPLKSKSSNVTKVQWIELSELKKVNPSSLLQKVLSKI
- a CDS encoding agmatinase (COG0010 Arginase/agmatinase/formimionoglutamate hydrolase, arginase family), whose amino-acid sequence is MEYKPLSGREFPRFSAIKTFFRLPHVPIDADYEVGIFGIPYDGGVSYRPGARFAPTKVREISSLGRGFHMTRMENFFENLKVADIGDCPVVPIDQGQTYARIESFVGEVLRHDKKFLSVGGDHSTTLPVLRALRKKYGKPLAFIHFDAHLDTYPAAWGCEYHHGSFARHAVEEGLVDPKKMIQIGIRGPLAGQDDLDFINKHGVRVVTVDEIRNQPIQEFVKTLPKFDDTPTYISYDIDNLDPSYAPGTGTPVPGGLTTFEVQRIFRSFEIPNLVGGDVVEISPPFDHADITALAGMDALFEMLHLFKSKK
- a CDS encoding response regulator of hydrogenase 3 activity (sensor HydH) (COG2204 Response regulator containing CheY-like receiver, AAA-type ATPase, and DNA-binding domains) → MRSQRVLILDDESSLRTALFRVLDRKGLNVITANKIEEAKILSQGDTHIDLAIVDLNLPDGDGIEFMTYLKSMSPATEVIILTGHATIESAIRATQKGAFHFVTKPFNLEELMSLIEKALTHKKLQLENQQLRSELNKKYKFDQIIGDSESIQNVLRLIERVADSDSTVLVTGESGTGKELMARAIHYNSPRANGPFIPINCGAIPSELLESELFGHVKGAFTGAIANRVGRFEMADGGTIFLDEIGDLEPSLQVKLLRALQERSFEPVGSTKTVSVNVRVIAATNLNLELAVENGRFREDLYYRLNVIPLAVPALRERKTDIPLLLNHFMEIFSKAKGRGLTGIASDALDCLVNYPWPGNIRELENLVERMTILKGHGVIDISDVPPKYRAGKTTSTEVGELDIPDSGMDFNSAVDAYENALILKALEKTGWNRNQAASLLRLNRTTLVEKIKKKGLTPPNEVMV
- a CDS encoding two-component sensor histidine kinase (COG0642 Signal transduction histidine kinase); amino-acid sequence: MRTLKASFLLIGPWEQRLQEIGAHIASDLQQAWHWIHDSSYDVVAISITLVLGKKFPEFFQEITRTSPGTQFIVVVPDDYSPNQLAYLHEEYGFSRVISNFNDPLLENHLFSALEEANQKKQDENLARLMREQTEQLKKLQIELEDRVQKRTRFLTEARRKLYLTNSRIEGFKKALIAVHQASSVAEIEQLLGESMMGMVQTSWIKIFYSPQDEVFAQQVESQLNFTQLQVPLFNQHERIGSIFFLRAPDHAFNKDEGDFLNRVAETVALALNRIQKLKESESLKEQWEATFNSMSDPVVLIDDSFEIIQYNKALNNRLEDLGKDHNSNKCYKMLFNRDTPCPNCSRGKNFRVQAQGQSQRSFEVYSQELQLDAGSPDVYVNLYHDITEQLKMEKQILETAKMAELGTIGSSIAHELNNPLGGILSFTQLILMDMKQEDPLYPDIKEMESGVQRCKEIVQNLLGFTRNPDSDQEGLFSLAEVCARALKILELETKSKGIAVKLSTPSENIMIQGHFNLLAQGLKNILQSCIDRIGEKSRTEKGYRAFLEVRLWLEDNSANILITDNGVPEKNPSLPVGLGLSIASQILRDHHAQLELSLASSAENLAKISFSRPVLRS
- a CDS encoding XRE family plasmid maintenance system antidote protein (COG3093 Plasmid maintenance system antidote protein) produces the protein MIKNPKPMHPGKVLSEFYMNELNLNQTELANLCGCLPRKINDIVNCKRAITPDFALDLEKAIGTSAEMWVQMQADFDLWSARQKRTA